The Novibacillus thermophilus genome segment TTTATTTAGCCTATGACGGAGGTGAGGCAAATACGACAGAGGATAAACATTCAGTTTTTGGAGGCGGAGGAGTTTGGCAAATTGACGGGAAAGAGGGGGAAGATCGTTGTTTCAAACGTGGTCGAACAGGGAGATAAAACTGATGGCAGTCGCGCTCGTTTGCGTGATTTTGCTTCTCAGCACACTCATGTACTTTCTGTTTACAGACCGGGCTGAAAGTACGGAGGAAATTCCGTTAGGCGACGACCTGCCAGACGGTGGATTCGTGGAAAAGAAAGAGGAGGCGGCAGATGAACCTACGGAAATCGTCGTCGATGTCAAAGGAGCGGTGAAGCAACCGGGGATTTACCGTTTGCCTCCTGACTCCCGCCTTTATCAAGCCATCGAAGCTGCCGGAGGAGCCACTGACGAAGCGAACACGGACCAACTCAATCTGGCTGACTTTTTGATAGACGGAATGGCGGTCATCGTTCCCCGCGAGGGCGAGGAGCTGCATGACACGACACAGGGAACGGGAGGGGAACCTCACACAGGAACCGGGAAAGTGAACATTAACCGGGCCTCTGAAGCGGAGTTGCA includes the following:
- a CDS encoding helix-hairpin-helix domain-containing protein, with product MFQTWSNREIKLMAVALVCVILLLSTLMYFLFTDRAESTEEIPLGDDLPDGGFVEKKEEAADEPTEIVVDVKGAVKQPGIYRLPPDSRLYQAIEAAGGATDEANTDQLNLADFLIDGMAVIVPREGEELHDTTQGTGGEPHTGTGKVNINRASEAELQTLSGIGPTKAAAIVKDREENGPFKTVDDLTRVSGIGDKTLENIKDDITVR